A DNA window from Castanea sativa cultivar Marrone di Chiusa Pesio chromosome 7, ASM4071231v1 contains the following coding sequences:
- the LOC142643680 gene encoding uncharacterized protein LOC142643680 — protein sequence MSNTMSSSSELEQFYDQGMDHGFSDPMAVTTSVTNSTMVSPNSSSGNHGQLTPKGVSKPIRRRSRASKKTPTTLLNANTNNFRALVQQFTGCPRASISFSNQRGPVNLDFGKGREENQRVVTSVMGPFGNNYYYQHQQSQSPQHHQLVERHQHQQFQQQQLQEQQSMYSFGNINNDVFVATSSNNSRLNMEGVNGFALEDNVSFHELTMNSFSSHDDRNGGYFV from the coding sequence ATGAGCAACACCATGTCTAGCTCTAGTGAATTGGAGCAATTCTATGACCAAGGCATGGATCATGGATTCTCGGATCCTATGGCAGTCACAACAAGTGTCACAAATAGCACCATGGTGAGCCCAAATAGTTCAAGTGGAAACCATGGTCAATTGACTCCAAAGGGTGTATCAAAACCAATCAGGAGGAGGTCTAGAGCTTCAAAGAAAACCCCCACAACCCTACTCAATGCTAATACCAACAATTTTAGAGCCTTGGTGCAACAATTCACTGGTTGTCCTAGAGCATCCATTTCATTTAGTAACCAAAGAGGTCCTGTCAACTTAGATTTTGGAAAAGGGAGAGAAGAAAATCAAAGAGTTGTAACTTCGGTAATGGGACCTTTTGgtaacaattattattatcagCATCAACAATCTCAATCGCCACAGCATCATCAACTTGTAGAGCGTCATCAGCACCAAcaatttcaacaacaacaactacaaGAACAGCAAAGTATGTACTCGTTTGGCAATAttaataatgatgtttttgtGGCTACGTCTAGCAAtaactctagacttaacatgGAGGGTGTTAACGGGTTTGCATTGGAAGATAATGTTTCTTTCCATGAATTAACTATGAATTCTTTCTCTAGTCATGATGATAGGAATGGTGGTTATTTTGTTTAA
- the LOC142605393 gene encoding microtubule integrity protein mal3-like, whose protein sequence is MNVVNYAPKELPELRCGGIRMNQAASGAVQCQMMDMTYPGVVPMHKVNFDANSEYDMIVEYKVLQEVFNKFYFDKNFLPQPPGWSVEALDQDLEQICWKEHLGSKHQELFCLNKKEPLLSS, encoded by the exons ATGAATGTGGTGAATTATGCCCCGAAAGAGTTGCCAGAGCTGAGGTGCGGAGGGATAAGAATGAATCAG GCTGCATCTGGTGCTGTGCAATGTCAGATGATGGACATGACCTATCCAGGTGTTGTTCCAATGCACAAG GTGAATTTTGATGCAAACTCAGAATATGATATGATCGTTGAGTATAAGGTTCTGCAGGAAGTATTTAACAAGTTCTATTTTGATAAG AATTTCCTTCCCCAACCACCTGGGTGGTCTGTTGAAGCTCTGGACCAAGACCTTGAACAAATCTGCTGGAAGGAACACTTAGGAAGCAAACATCAAGAACTGTTTTGCCTAAACAAGAAAGAGCCTCTTTTGTCATCGTAA